GTCACCAATGCCGATTCCCCGGTGATCATCGACTCGTCGACTTCCGCAGTGCCCGAGACGATCTCACCGTCGGCGGGCACCCGACCGCCAGGCCGCACGATGACCAGGTCCCCGAGTTGCAGATCGGCGGGCGACACGGTCTGCACCACGTCGTCGACGACCCGCTCGGCTTCGTCGGGCAACAGTTCCGCGAGGGACTGCAGCGCGGACGTGGTCTGCGCGATCGACCGCATCTCGATCCAGTGACCGAGCAGCATGATGACTATCAGCAGTGCGAGTTCCCACCAGAAGTCGAGTTCGTGGTGGAGCAGACCCAGTGCAGCACCCCAGGACGCCACGAACGCGACGGTGATCGCCAACGCGATCAAGGTCATCATCCCCGGTGTCCGCGAGCGCAATTCGCTGACCGCGCCGGTCAGGAACGGCCGACCTCCCCACACGAACATCACCGTGCCGAGCGCCGGCGACACCCACTCGAGCCATCCCCATGAGGGCAGGCCGTAGCCGATCAGGTCGGCGAACATCGGGCTCGCGAACACCACCGGGACCGCGAGCACCAGCATGACCAGGAACAGCCGACGGAACATCGCGACGTGGTCGCCGTGAGATCCATGACCGCTGTGAGATCCATGACCGGCGTGCGGGTCGTGGTGGCCGTCACCTTCGGCGTGGCCTTCGTGATGCATGTCGAGGTCACCGCCGGCGACTCCGACCGGACTGTGGTCGACGTTGTGGTTCATACCTCCGTTGTATACCCCCTGGGGGTATCAGTCAACCGCGTCAAGTGCACCTCAAGCGGACCCCAAGCCCGCGCAGAGACGATGTGCGCATGACCACGCCGACATCCACGATTCTGCGACACCCTGCCCACCTCGCGGCGCTCGCCGGCTGTGCCTGGCTGCTTCTGGGTGTCGAGTCCATCGTCCGACCCGAGCCGATGAGCTACCGGGACGTCGCTTTCGTGATCCCGTGGCTGCTCACCCTGGCGACCGTGGTGGCCCTACACCGTGGTCAGCGCGCCCGCGGTGACGCCGCCGAGCGACTCGGCTACCTGGGCGTGGCCGCCACGATGGTCGTCATCGCCGTCGGCGGCCCCGCCCTCGTGTCGGACTCGACGCTCGTCACGCGGATGGTCGCGGCCGCCACGGTGTTGTGGATGCTCTCCATGGTGGCGTTCGGCATCGGAACCGTCCGGGCGCGAGTCCATCCGGCCCGTGTCGGAGTGGGCCTCGTGGTGGCCGAACCCCTCACCATCGCCACGGGCGCGGCGTTGTCAGTGTGGGTCCCGGTGAGCGGCCACGGCTCGTACACGGGTGCCATCGCCAACGGGGCGTTGTTTCTGATGATCAGCGGGATGAACTGTTGAGGAACCCTGCCACCATCCCCGGCCACCGGCGCAGCCCCTCCGGCGTCGCCGCGACCTCCAGCCGTGCGGTCGGCAGAGTGGCAGCCAGGCGTTCGCCACTGCTCACCGGATGGGCCTCGTCCGCGGTCCAGCTGAGGATCAGCGTCGGAAGGTCCAACGCAGCAAGCTCTTCCGGTGGCGGAAGGTCGGAGATCGCCGAACCGCGGAGCACCCACGGATAAATAGCCGACGGCACGTCGACCGGGCTGACGTGGCGTGCGGCTTCTGCGAGCGCGGGCGATGCCGGTGTATTCGGCGCGGCCCGCATGTACGCGGCCAGCCCGTCACGTTCGATCTCGACGGCGTCGGCAATCCGCTGCGTCGCCATCGCAGCCCGGGTATCCCAGATGGTCGGCGGCGTGGTCAACACCAGCCGATCGAACCGATCCGGTTGTGCCCGAGCGGCATACAGTATCGTCGCGGTGCCCATCGACGAGCCGATCGCGGCGACCGGCTCGCCGGGGGCGACCACGTCCAGCAGCGCGAGCAGGTCCCGTCCCAGCTCAGGCCAGGTGTACTCGTCCGGGGTACGCCCACCCGAGGACCGTCCGTGACCGCGGGCGTCATAGCGGATGAGACGGTGCGCCGAAGAGACCGGGCGCCAATCGAATTGCCCCGCCGACTCTTCGGCGTAGCTGCTCGAACTCATCCCGTGCGCCCAGATCACCGCCGGACCGCGACCGGTCTGGTTCCAGGCGATCCGCGCGCCGCGGATGTCGGCGAACCGGAATGCCGGCGTCATCGTCGGTTCCGTCGGGACTCAGGCCGCGGAGGTCACAGCGTCGCCGTGTCGATCACGAACCGGTACCGCACGTCACTCGCGACCACACGGTCATACGCCTCGTTGATCTTGTCCGCGCCGATGACCTCGATCTCGGATCCGATGCCGTGCTCGGCGCAGAACTCGAGCATCTCCTGGGTCTCGGCGATGCCGCCGATCATCGAGCCGGCGAAGCTGCGCCGGTTGGCCGTGACCGCGAAGGCCGGCACCTCGATGGGATGCTCGGGCAGCCCGAGCTCGACGAGCGTGCCGTTGATGGCCAGCAGGCTGAGGTACTGCTTGATGTCCAGGTTCGCCGACACGGTGTTGATGATCAGGTCGAACTCGTTGCGCAGCGCCGTGAAGGTGTCGGGATCGCTGGTGGCGTAGTAGTGGTCGGCGCCGAGACGGTGTCCGTCCTCCATCTTCTTGAGCGACTGCGAGAGCACGGTGACCTCGGCACCCATCGCGTGTGCGATCTTGACGCCGACGTGGCCAAGCCCGCCGAGACCGATGATCGCGACCTTCTTGCCCGGCCCGGCCTGCCAGTGGCGCAAGGGCGAGTACAGGGTGATGCCGGCGCACAGCAGCGGCGCGGCGACGTCGAGGTCGATGCCTTCCGGAATCCCGCACACATAGTTCTCATCGACGACGATCGCGGTGCTGTACCCGCCGTGGGTGGGCTCGCCGTCGCGATCGACCGCGTTGTAGGTGCCGGTCATCCCGCGTTCGCAGTACTGCTCCTCGCCCTGTTTGCAGGCGTCGCACTCACGGCATGAGTCGACGAAACAGCCGACGCCGACTCGATCGCCGACCTGATAACGCGTCACCTCGGAGCCGACGGCCGACACCAACCCGGCGATCTCGTGGCCGGGAACCACCGGGAACGCGGTACGTCCCCACTCCGAACGCGCGGTGTGGATGTCGGAATGACAGATGCCGGCATAGGCGATGTCGATGACGACGTCGTGCGGCTTGGGGTCCCGGCGTTGGATGGTGGTCGCCTCGAGCGGCTGGTCAGCAGCGGTGGCGATGTAGGCGTTGACGGTGGTGGGCATTGGTGTCTCCCTCGATTCGACGTCAGATGTGCGGGCCGGACTCGTGATCCGCGGCTCCACAGCGGTCATCCCCCGATTGACCACACCGTCTCCAGTGTTCCGGAGAAGCGCCGAGGCATGGGGTGCCGAGCGAATAGATCACATTCAGGAATATTTATGTGCGCATATGCGCACATGTGACCTACTCTCGGGTCGTGGCCGCGCTCCCCGACATCCCGACGTTCCGGCGCCTCTTCACCGCCCAGGTCGTCTCCCTGCTCGGCACCGGACTGATGACCGTCGCCCTGGGATTGCTGGCTTTCGACCTCGCGGGGCGCGACGCCGGCACCGTGCTGGGAAGTGCGCTCGCCGTCAAGATGATCGCCTACGTCGTGATGGCACCGGTGATGCGTGCCGTCTGCGCGAGACTTCCGGCGCGCACGGTCATGGTGGGCGCCGATGCCGTGCGGGTCCTGATGGCCGCGGCACTGCCGTGGGTCGGCGAGGTGTGGCAGATCTACCTGCTGGTGTTCGCCCTGCAGTCGGCGTCGGCGACGTTCACCCCGACGTTCCAGTCGGTGATCGCGACCGTGGTGCCCGATCGTGACGACTACACGCGCGCGGTGTCGGCGTCGCGGATCGCCTATGACCTGGAGTCGGTCGCCAGCCCGATGATCGCTGCGGTTCTGCTCGGCATGATGGGCTACTCGTGTCTCTTCGTCGGCACCGCGGTCGGGTTCACGGCATCGGCTGTCCTGGTGGTGACATCGGGCCTGCCGACGGTCCGCCGAGCTGCCGACGTCGGCTCCGCGACGGTGCGCGGCTTCTGGGGCCGCGCCACCGTCGGACTGCAGATCATGTGGTCGCGAACCGCGCTCCGCGGCCTGCTGTGCGCGAATGTCGCTGCCGCCGCGACCACCGCGGTCGTCGTCGTCGGCTCCGTCGTCTACATCCGGTCGACGCTCCGGTTCGGCGACTCGATGCTCGCCGTTGCCCTCGCCGTCTTCGGCGCCGGCTCGGTCGCCGCAGCGCTCGCGTCGCCCCGTCTGCTGCGGACGGTGACCGCCGGTCGGATCGTCGTCGGCGGCTCGATGGTGTGCGCATCCGGGTTGACCGGGCTCGCGATCATGCTGGCGTTCGGCCCGGAACTCGTTGCGCTGCTGGCTCTCTGGCTTGTCCTCGGCGCGGGTACCTCGTTGATCACCACCGCGTCGATGCGGTTGTTACGCGATCACACCGACGACCGAGATCGGGATGCGGTGTTCACCGCCCAGTTCTCGGCGTCTCATGCCGCCTTCCTGGTCACCTACCCGGTCGCCGGGTGGGGACCGGGCGTCGTCGGACCATCGGTCACCCCGCTGCTGCTCGCCGCGTTCGCGGCGGTGGCCGGACTGGCCGCCCTGCGCATCTGGCGTCGCGTCGAGCCGTCGGGCCACGACCGCGCGGCCCGGTCACCTACGATGGCGGGCGAGGCGCTGACCGGCTGAGATCTCGGACCCGCGGCCGGCTGCCATCGAGGAGGTTCGGCGACATGGTGGACGAGACGACGTCACCACGTGACATCCGAAGCCTGCATCACTCCGTCGAACCCGATCCCGCGCTGCTGAGCACCGCGACGTCGGTGTTCGCGATGCTCGCCGACCCCACCCGGCTGCACATCGTGTGGCTGCTCTCCGACGGCGAGGCCGACGTGAGTGCACTGACCGAGGCCACGGGTGCATCGCGCACCGCGGTCAGCCAGCATCTCGCGAAGCTGCGATTCACCGGCCTGGTCGACACTCGCCGTGACGGCCGTCGGATGATCTATCGATTGCGCGACGGGCATCTCAGCCGACTGATCGAGGAAGCGCTCAATCACGCCGATCATCGACTGACCGGGGAACCGGCGCACGACTGACGACCCGCCGACAGCTCGAACCGAACAGAGCCCGGAGAGTGTCGGGACCCACCGACACAGACGTTCCGCGGAACGCGCTCGTTTGACTGCCGAGGCGCGTCCCGCGGACCGTTGGCCGCATACCGCCGGCCAATCCAGCTCAGGCTCAGCTGAAACCGTTCCAGCCGGTCAGGGTGAGCGGCGTCTGACCTGTGGGGCCCTGTACGTAGCGGCTCATGTAGGCCTTCTGCCAACGGTTGTTCCACTCCGGCAGCGGAAGTGGGAACCAATACCCGCTGTCGAGCCACATCTGCCCCAGCAGCGGAACGGGCTGACGCGAGATGTCGGTCCAGGTGCCGATCGGCGGATTGTCGAAGGTGCCGTAGTGCGAACCGGGACCACCCCGCTTCTTGCCGTCGACGTAGAAGGGAGCGATGTCGGTTCCCGCCTCCTTGCCGTCGATGTAGAACCTGACGTCCTTGCCGCCGAGGACCACCGAGTAGTCGTGTTCCTTCTTGAGGATGTTCAACGGCAGCAAGCGGATCTGCGGGACGATCTCGCCCGCACGCTTGGTCATCAGGAAGAACCCGCGGGGGAAGTCCATGCCGAGGGCGTTGATGATCGGCTTGGCCAGCGTGCTGGCGTCACCGACCGGCTTGTTCGCACCGTTGTACATGAACCAGGCGAGCTCGAGACCCAGTGGATCGATGGATCGGTTGGACGCGCCCCAGCCCGTCGTACCGGCCCAGGTCGGGATCTGTTCGGTCCCGCCGACCCGCATCGTCATCGTCCACCCCGGCTTGAACACCGGTTTGGCGAGCAGCTCGGCATTGTTGTACGGGAACAACGCATGCGGCGTATCCGGGATGCCGAACGTCGCGCCCTTCGGCTTTCCGAACCAGAGTCGGCTGTAGCCCACGGAGGTGTTGCACCAGTCCTTCGGTGGCGAGGTGAAGGATTCGTCCATCTTTCGCGCCGGCTTGGGATCGTTGGTGCCGATATAACCGGCGAACGCCCGTGGCTGGAGGACCGCACAGTTGGGCACACCGTCATCGACGCCCGGTACCTGAATGTTCGGGTCCGCGGCGGCCGAGCCCGCGCCACCCCAGACCATCGCCGCCGCGAGAACCGCGACCAACGCCCGACTTCTCCACCCCGCCATGTGATTCGCCCCTTCTCGAGTTGCTGAAGGTCTACCACATACCAGATATATGTTCTCAGCCGGTGCTCATATTTGGGTCTGCTAACTTGCGAGTTCGGATAGCCGAAAATAGGGTGGGCGCATGTCAGCGGCCCGGCGGTACGCATTCGCGGTTCTCGCGGTGCTCGCCGTCGCCCTGTCCAGCGCCTGCTCGGTCACGACGACGACGGACCGCCCCACCGTGCTGACCACCTTCACCGTGCTCGCCGACATCGCCCGCAACGTCGCCGGCGAGCATGCGGACGTCAACTCGCTGACGAAGTTCGGGGCCGAGATCCACGGCTACGAGCCGACGCCAGGTGATCTGCACAAGGCCGTCGACGCCTCCCTCGTCGTGGTCAACGGACTGCACCTCGACGACTGGTTCGAGCGGTTCCTCGACGACATCCACGTGCCCAGGATCGTCGCGTCCGACGGCATCGCGCCGATCCCGATCAGTTCGACCCCTGGCGACGTGACCACGTCCGGTGCCAAACCCAATCCACACGCCTGGATGTCCCCGGTCGCGGTGAAGACCTACGCCGACAACATCGCCGCGGGCCTGGCCCGGATCGATCCCGGACACGCCGACGACTACCGGAGCAACGCCGCGGACTACGGCGCGCGCCTCGACGCCGAGCAGCGACGGTTGGCGTCCGCCGTCGCCGCGCTGCCCGCCAACGAACGCGCCCTGGTGTCATGCGAGGGGGCATTCAGCTACCTCGCCCGCGACACCGGCCTCACCGAGCACTACATCTGGCCGGTCAACTCGGAGCAGGAGGCCACGCCTCAACAGATGCGCCGCACCGTCGACTTCGTCCGGGATCGTCAGGTGCCGGCGGTCTTCTGCGAGTCGACCGTCAACGATGCCCCGATGCGTCAGGTGCAGAACTCCACCGGGGCGCGGTTCGGCGGCATCCTGTACGTGGATTCGCTCTCCGAACCGGACGGGCCGGTACCGACCTACCTCGACCTGCTCCGCCACGACATCAACACCATCGTCGACGGACTGACCGGAAAGGACGCAGCGCATGTGGAACCGTGACTCTCCTGCGCCGCAACAAGGTTCGGCGACGCAGCGGGACGAGCCCCGGCCCGCGATCGAGATCGCCGACCTCACCGTGCGGTACGGATCGGTCCTCGCCCTCGACGACGTGTCACTGACGCTGCAGCCCGGGCGCA
This sequence is a window from Gordonia insulae. Protein-coding genes within it:
- a CDS encoding metal ABC transporter substrate-binding protein, which gives rise to MSAARRYAFAVLAVLAVALSSACSVTTTTDRPTVLTTFTVLADIARNVAGEHADVNSLTKFGAEIHGYEPTPGDLHKAVDASLVVVNGLHLDDWFERFLDDIHVPRIVASDGIAPIPISSTPGDVTTSGAKPNPHAWMSPVAVKTYADNIAAGLARIDPGHADDYRSNAADYGARLDAEQRRLASAVAALPANERALVSCEGAFSYLARDTGLTEHYIWPVNSEQEATPQQMRRTVDFVRDRQVPAVFCESTVNDAPMRQVQNSTGARFGGILYVDSLSEPDGPVPTYLDLLRHDINTIVDGLTGKDAAHVEP
- a CDS encoding MFS transporter, with product MAALPDIPTFRRLFTAQVVSLLGTGLMTVALGLLAFDLAGRDAGTVLGSALAVKMIAYVVMAPVMRAVCARLPARTVMVGADAVRVLMAAALPWVGEVWQIYLLVFALQSASATFTPTFQSVIATVVPDRDDYTRAVSASRIAYDLESVASPMIAAVLLGMMGYSCLFVGTAVGFTASAVLVVTSGLPTVRRAADVGSATVRGFWGRATVGLQIMWSRTALRGLLCANVAAAATTAVVVVGSVVYIRSTLRFGDSMLAVALAVFGAGSVAAALASPRLLRTVTAGRIVVGGSMVCASGLTGLAIMLAFGPELVALLALWLVLGAGTSLITTASMRLLRDHTDDRDRDAVFTAQFSASHAAFLVTYPVAGWGPGVVGPSVTPLLLAAFAAVAGLAALRIWRRVEPSGHDRAARSPTMAGEALTG
- a CDS encoding NAD(P)-dependent alcohol dehydrogenase — protein: MPTTVNAYIATAADQPLEATTIQRRDPKPHDVVIDIAYAGICHSDIHTARSEWGRTAFPVVPGHEIAGLVSAVGSEVTRYQVGDRVGVGCFVDSCRECDACKQGEEQYCERGMTGTYNAVDRDGEPTHGGYSTAIVVDENYVCGIPEGIDLDVAAPLLCAGITLYSPLRHWQAGPGKKVAIIGLGGLGHVGVKIAHAMGAEVTVLSQSLKKMEDGHRLGADHYYATSDPDTFTALRNEFDLIINTVSANLDIKQYLSLLAINGTLVELGLPEHPIEVPAFAVTANRRSFAGSMIGGIAETQEMLEFCAEHGIGSEIEVIGADKINEAYDRVVASDVRYRFVIDTATL
- a CDS encoding ArsR/SmtB family transcription factor, with product MVDETTSPRDIRSLHHSVEPDPALLSTATSVFAMLADPTRLHIVWLLSDGEADVSALTEATGASRTAVSQHLAKLRFTGLVDTRRDGRRMIYRLRDGHLSRLIEEALNHADHRLTGEPAHD
- a CDS encoding alpha/beta fold hydrolase; translated protein: MTPAFRFADIRGARIAWNQTGRGPAVIWAHGMSSSSYAEESAGQFDWRPVSSAHRLIRYDARGHGRSSGGRTPDEYTWPELGRDLLALLDVVAPGEPVAAIGSSMGTATILYAARAQPDRFDRLVLTTPPTIWDTRAAMATQRIADAVEIERDGLAAYMRAAPNTPASPALAEAARHVSPVDVPSAIYPWVLRGSAISDLPPPEELAALDLPTLILSWTADEAHPVSSGERLAATLPTARLEVAATPEGLRRWPGMVAGFLNSSSR